Below is a window of Pseudomonas sp. B21-040 DNA.
AGATCGCCTGGGTCAGGCCGTAAGCGCCAATCGCCAGCCCGATGAGGGCCGGTGTTGCACCTGCCAGATCCATCCCATAGGTCGCCAGTACCGGCAACACCATGAACATGCCAAGCATACGGAATGCGAACACCAGGGCCAGACCGCTTGCTGCGCGGGTCTCACTGCCACTCATGCGTTCGCTGTGGGGATCGTGCATGGAAAAACCTCATGTGAACCGGCCGCGATTCTACCAGTCCCATCGATTGACAGGGTATATCGCGACGCTTTGACGCGTTCTGCTGACAGACTCTTCATCTAAGACAATCATCCACTCGTTTGATAGTGTGCATCCATCCAGTATTTGGCCGTATACTCCTACGTTTTCGACGCCCGCCAAGCGAGGCCACTTTTGGACAAGATCCTGATTCGTGGGGCCCGGACCCACAACCTGAAGAACATCGACCTGACCCTGCCACGGGACAAACTGATCGTCATCACCGGCCTGTCCGGGTCGGGCAAATCGTCCCTGGCGTTCGACACGCTGTACGCCGAAGGCCAGCGCCGCTACGTCGAATCGTTGTCGGCCTACGCCCGGCAGTTTTTGTCGATGATGGAAAAGCCTGACGTCGATACCATCGAGGGTTTGTCGCCAGCCATTTCCATCGAACAGAAGTCGACCTCGCACAACCCGCGCTCGACGGTCGGCACCATCACCGAAATCTACGACTACCTGCGTCTGCTGTATGCGCGCGTGGGTATTCCGCGCTGCCCGGATCACGACATTCCACTGGAAGCACAAACTGTCAGCCAGATGGTCGACCTGGTCCTCGCCCAACCGGAGGGCAGCAAACTGATGCTGCTGGCCCCGGTCATCCGCGAGCGCAAAGGCGAGCATCTGTCGGTCTTCGAAGAACTGCGCGCCCAGGGTTTTGTCCGGGCCCGGGTCAATGGCCGGCTCTGCGAGCTGGACGAATTGCCCAAGCTGGATAAACAGAAGAAGCATTCGATCGATGTCGTGGTCGACCGTTTCAAGGTTCGCGCCGATCTGCAACAGCGCCTGGCCGAATCGTTCGAAACCGCACTGAAACTGGCTGACGGCATTGCGCTGGTTGCGCCGATGGACGACGAACCGGGTGAAGAAATGATCTTCTCCGCGCGCTTCGCCTGCCCGATTTGCGGCCACGCCATCAGTGAGCTCGAACCCAAGCTGTTCTCCTTCAACAACCCGGCCGGCGCTTGCCCGACCTGCGACGGCCTGGGTGTGAAGCAGTTTTTCGACATCAAGCGATTGGTGAACGGCGAGCTGACACTGGCAGAAGGCGCGATTCGCGGCTGGGACAGGCGCAACGTCTATTACTTCCAGATGCTCGGGTCGTTGGCGTCCCACTACAAATTCAGCCTGGAAGTGCCATTCAACGAACTGCCGGCCGACCAACAGAAATTCATCCTGCATGGTAGCGGCTCGCAAAACGTCGACTTCAAATACCTGAACGACCGTGGCGACATCGTCAAACGCTCTCATCCGTTTGAAGGCATCGTGCCGAACCTTGAGCGCCGCTATCGCGAAACCGAGTCTGCTTCGGTGCGTGAAGAGCTGGCCAAATTCCTCAGCACCCAGTCGTGCCCGGACTGCCGGGGCACGCGCCTGCGGCGTGAAGCCCGGCACGTGTGGGTAGGCGAGAAGACGCTGCCCGCAGTGACCAATCTGCCGATCGGGGATGCCTGCGAGTATTTCGAGGTTCTGAAGCTGACAGGCCGTCGCGGCGAAATTGCCGACAAGATCCTCAAGGAAATCCGCGAACGCCTGCAGTTTCTGGTGAACGTGGGCCTCGACTATCTTTCGCTGGATCGCAGTGCGGACACATTGTCCGGCGGCGAGGCCCAGCGGATTCGCCTGGCCAGCCAGATTGGTGCCGGCCTGGTGGGGGTTCTGTACATCCTCGATGAACCGTCGATTGGCCTGCACCAACGCGATAACGATCGGTTGCTCGGGACGCTCAAGCACCTGCGCGACATCGGCAACACGGTGATCGTGGTCGAGCACGATGAAGATGCGATTCGCTTGGCCGACTACGTGGTGGACATCGGTCCGGGCGCTGGCGTACACGGTGGCCATATTGTCGCCGAAGGTACACCGGCCGAGGTCATGGCTCACCCGGATTCATTGACTGGCAAGTACTTGTCGGGTCGGGTGAAGATTGCTGTTCCGGCCAAACGCACACCGCGTAACAAGAAACTGTCGTTGTCGCTCAAGGGCGCTCGCGGTAACAACTTGCGCGACGTTGACCTGGAAATTCCGATTGGCCTGTTGACCTGCGTGACCGGTGTATCGGGCTCTGGCAAATCGACGCTGATCAACAACACAC
It encodes the following:
- the uvrA gene encoding excinuclease ABC subunit UvrA; amino-acid sequence: MDKILIRGARTHNLKNIDLTLPRDKLIVITGLSGSGKSSLAFDTLYAEGQRRYVESLSAYARQFLSMMEKPDVDTIEGLSPAISIEQKSTSHNPRSTVGTITEIYDYLRLLYARVGIPRCPDHDIPLEAQTVSQMVDLVLAQPEGSKLMLLAPVIRERKGEHLSVFEELRAQGFVRARVNGRLCELDELPKLDKQKKHSIDVVVDRFKVRADLQQRLAESFETALKLADGIALVAPMDDEPGEEMIFSARFACPICGHAISELEPKLFSFNNPAGACPTCDGLGVKQFFDIKRLVNGELTLAEGAIRGWDRRNVYYFQMLGSLASHYKFSLEVPFNELPADQQKFILHGSGSQNVDFKYLNDRGDIVKRSHPFEGIVPNLERRYRETESASVREELAKFLSTQSCPDCRGTRLRREARHVWVGEKTLPAVTNLPIGDACEYFEVLKLTGRRGEIADKILKEIRERLQFLVNVGLDYLSLDRSADTLSGGEAQRIRLASQIGAGLVGVLYILDEPSIGLHQRDNDRLLGTLKHLRDIGNTVIVVEHDEDAIRLADYVVDIGPGAGVHGGHIVAEGTPAEVMAHPDSLTGKYLSGRVKIAVPAKRTPRNKKLSLSLKGARGNNLRDVDLEIPIGLLTCVTGVSGSGKSTLINNTLFPLSATALNGATTLEAAAHDSIKGLEHLDKVVDIDQSPIGRTPRSNPATYTGLFTPIRELFAGVPESRSRGYGPGRFSFNVKGGRCEACQGDGLIKVEMHFLPDIYVPCDVCKSKRYNRETLEIKYKGKSIHETLEMTIEEARVFFDAVPALARKLQTLMDVGLSYIKLGQSATTLSGGEAQRVKLSRELSKRDTGKTLYILDEPTTGLHFADIQQLLDVLHRLRDHGNTVVVIEHNLDVIKTADWLVDLGPEGGSKGGQIIAVGTPEEVSEMKQSHTGFYLKPLLERDRA